A region from the Meiothermus sp. CFH 77666 genome encodes:
- a CDS encoding alpha/beta hydrolase: protein MQCQEGIYTGSDGQGLFYRRWRPDKPKAILVVVHGFGEHSGRYTNLVNHLVPLGYALYVSDLRGHGRSPGQRGHIDSWRDYWLDLALFRHSIESVEPALPMFLYGHSLGSLIVLDYLTHQIPGLRGAIVSGVLLEPGQPASPLLVWIARLLSHYWPTAPLRLNLNVNALSRDPEVVQAYRSDPLVHNRVSARWGTEVLQTIESVKAQVKDICDPLLILHGEADSINKVEGARWLFREIPFTDKELRIYPGGFHEPHNDLDKAQVLQDITEWLERHL from the coding sequence ATGCAATGCCAGGAAGGTATTTATACGGGTTCAGATGGACAAGGATTGTTTTACCGGCGTTGGCGGCCCGACAAGCCCAAAGCTATCCTGGTAGTGGTACATGGATTTGGCGAGCATAGTGGGCGGTATACCAACCTGGTCAACCACCTGGTTCCACTAGGCTATGCCTTATATGTCTCCGACCTTCGTGGTCATGGCCGCTCCCCAGGGCAGCGAGGACACATCGACAGCTGGCGCGATTATTGGCTTGACCTGGCGCTCTTCCGCCATTCCATAGAGTCCGTTGAGCCCGCGCTTCCAATGTTCCTCTACGGCCACAGCTTGGGGAGCCTGATTGTACTGGACTACCTGACACACCAGATCCCAGGACTGCGGGGTGCCATCGTGAGTGGGGTGCTGCTTGAGCCCGGTCAGCCGGCCTCTCCGCTTCTGGTATGGATCGCTCGTCTGCTTTCGCACTACTGGCCTACTGCACCCCTGCGGTTGAACCTGAATGTAAACGCCCTCTCTCGAGACCCCGAGGTCGTACAGGCTTACCGGAGCGACCCCCTGGTGCACAACCGGGTCAGCGCCCGCTGGGGTACCGAGGTGTTGCAAACCATCGAGTCGGTGAAGGCCCAGGTAAAGGACATCTGCGATCCCTTGCTCATCCTGCACGGTGAGGCCGATAGCATTAACAAGGTTGAGGGGGCCCGCTGGTTGTTCCGGGAGATTCCGTTTACCGACAAGGAGCTACGCATCTACCCAGGAGGCTTTCACGAACCCCACAACGACCTGGACAAAGCCCAGGTCTTGCAGGACATTACCGAGTGGCTCGAGCGTCACCTTTAG
- the ppsA gene encoding phosphoenolpyruvate synthase yields the protein MRFVRWFKEVGIDEVPLVGGKNASLGEMVRELGRLGVRVPDGFAVTAEGYRHFLHANGLGAPIREQLLELNPHDPDDLTRRTRLIRSLILRASLPEDLEGEIVQAYRELSRQARVEDLMVAVRSSATAEDLPTASFAGQHESYLGIQGEAELLDAVKKCFASLYTARATRYRVDMGFPHEKVLLSVGVQRLVRSDLASSGVIFTLDTETGFDGVVMLEGVWGLGENIVQGKATPDRFYVHKETLAKGYKPLLWKKLGAKELRLVYDTEHHKLRNNPVAPADRNRWVLSNDEVLELAQWAVWIEQHYSQKRGTPTPMDIEWAKDGITGELFIVQARPETVHSRKSPTIQTYTLEQEGRVLVEGLAVGEKIATGPAKVIRDPKAMNQIKPGDVLVTLTTNPDWEPIMKIASAIVTERGGRTSHAAIVARELGIPAVVGAAGATKTLARGGPVTVSCAQGEVGRVYEGALKFSVEAFDPYQVGTTRTQIMMNVGNPEQAFRLALLPNDGVGLARMEFIFADWVGIHPLALLHPEKLSPKVRREIEARTNGYSSGREYFIDRLSQGIAVLAAAFYPKPVILRMSDFKTNEYAKLLGGEAFEPGEENPMLGWRGASRYYHPDYKEGFLLEVAAVKRVRDEMGLTNLVVMIPFCRTVEEGQRVLEVMKEGGLERGKNGLEVYVMAEIPSNVILAEAFSQIFDGFSIGSNDLTQLVLGVDRDSTQVAALFDERNQAVKWACAELIQKAHKHGRKVGICGQAPSDYPEFAAFLVEAGIDSISLNPDSVVRTKKRIVETEKALGKRAGRRAR from the coding sequence ATGCGCTTTGTGCGGTGGTTCAAGGAGGTGGGCATTGATGAGGTGCCGCTGGTAGGGGGCAAGAACGCCTCGCTGGGTGAGATGGTGCGCGAGCTGGGCCGGCTGGGGGTGCGGGTGCCGGATGGTTTTGCCGTGACTGCCGAGGGGTATCGCCACTTTCTGCACGCCAACGGTCTCGGTGCCCCCATCCGAGAGCAGCTTTTGGAGCTGAACCCCCACGACCCCGACGACCTGACCCGGCGCACCCGGCTGATCCGCAGCCTGATCCTGCGGGCCTCGCTGCCCGAAGACCTCGAGGGGGAAATCGTTCAGGCCTACCGCGAGCTCTCGCGCCAGGCCAGGGTCGAGGATCTGATGGTGGCGGTGCGTTCCAGCGCCACCGCCGAAGACCTGCCCACGGCCAGTTTTGCCGGGCAGCACGAGAGTTACCTGGGCATCCAGGGCGAGGCCGAGCTGCTCGATGCGGTCAAAAAATGCTTTGCCAGCCTCTACACCGCCCGCGCCACCCGCTACCGGGTGGATATGGGCTTCCCCCACGAGAAGGTGCTGCTCTCGGTGGGCGTACAGCGGCTGGTGCGTTCGGATCTGGCCTCCTCGGGCGTCATTTTCACCCTCGATACCGAAACCGGCTTTGATGGGGTGGTGATGCTGGAAGGGGTCTGGGGCCTGGGCGAAAACATCGTGCAGGGCAAAGCCACCCCGGATCGCTTCTACGTGCACAAGGAAACCCTGGCCAAAGGCTACAAGCCCCTGCTCTGGAAAAAACTGGGGGCCAAGGAACTGCGCCTGGTTTACGATACCGAGCACCACAAGCTACGCAACAACCCGGTAGCCCCCGCCGACCGCAACCGGTGGGTGCTGAGCAACGACGAGGTGCTCGAGCTGGCCCAGTGGGCGGTCTGGATCGAGCAGCACTACAGCCAAAAGCGGGGCACGCCTACCCCCATGGACATCGAATGGGCCAAAGACGGCATCACCGGCGAGTTGTTCATCGTGCAAGCCCGCCCGGAGACCGTCCATAGCCGCAAAAGCCCCACCATCCAGACCTATACCCTCGAGCAAGAGGGCAGGGTACTGGTCGAAGGGCTGGCGGTGGGCGAGAAGATTGCCACCGGCCCGGCTAAGGTCATCCGCGACCCCAAGGCCATGAACCAGATCAAGCCCGGCGATGTGCTGGTTACCCTCACCACCAACCCCGACTGGGAACCCATCATGAAGATTGCCAGCGCCATCGTGACCGAGCGGGGCGGGCGCACCTCCCACGCGGCCATTGTGGCCCGCGAGCTGGGCATTCCAGCGGTGGTGGGGGCCGCCGGGGCTACCAAAACCCTGGCCAGGGGCGGCCCGGTCACGGTCTCGTGTGCCCAGGGCGAGGTGGGGCGGGTCTACGAGGGGGCGCTGAAGTTCAGTGTGGAGGCGTTCGACCCCTACCAGGTGGGCACCACCCGCACCCAGATCATGATGAACGTGGGCAACCCCGAACAGGCTTTCCGGCTTGCCCTTCTGCCCAACGACGGCGTGGGTCTGGCCCGCATGGAGTTCATCTTCGCTGACTGGGTGGGTATTCACCCCCTGGCCCTTTTACACCCCGAAAAACTCTCCCCAAAGGTGCGGCGCGAGATTGAGGCCAGAACCAACGGCTACTCGAGCGGGCGCGAATACTTTATTGACCGCCTGAGCCAGGGCATTGCGGTGCTGGCCGCTGCGTTCTATCCCAAGCCGGTAATCCTGCGGATGAGCGACTTCAAGACCAACGAGTACGCCAAACTGCTGGGGGGCGAAGCCTTCGAACCGGGCGAGGAGAACCCCATGCTGGGTTGGCGGGGGGCCAGCCGCTACTACCACCCTGACTACAAGGAAGGCTTCCTGCTGGAAGTTGCGGCGGTCAAGCGGGTGCGCGACGAGATGGGCCTGACGAACCTGGTGGTGATGATCCCCTTCTGCCGCACAGTAGAGGAAGGCCAGCGGGTGCTGGAGGTGATGAAGGAAGGGGGCCTGGAACGGGGCAAGAACGGCCTGGAAGTCTACGTGATGGCCGAGATTCCTTCCAACGTGATCCTGGCCGAGGCCTTTAGCCAGATCTTCGACGGCTTCTCGATTGGCTCCAACGATCTGACCCAGCTGGTGCTGGGGGTAGACCGCGACTCCACCCAGGTGGCCGCCCTGTTTGATGAGCGCAACCAGGCTGTCAAATGGGCCTGCGCCGAGCTGATCCAGAAAGCCCATAAGCATGGGCGCAAGGTGGGCATCTGCGGACAGGCCCCCTCCGACTACCCGGAGTTTGCGGCCTTCCTGGTGGAAGCAGGGATCGATTCTATTAGCCTGAACCCCGACTCGGTGGTGCGTACCAAAAAACGCATTGTGGAAACCGAGAAAGCCCTGGGCAAAAGGGCGGGAAGGAGGGCCAGATGA
- a CDS encoding 4Fe-4S dicluster domain-containing protein: MSKGPFILEREGLLQLLQALKALGYLTLGPTVREGAIVYDELKQLEDLPIGYTDRQEGGSYRLERRGDGALFGYNVGPHSWKRFLHPPILRLFRARKTNGSFDFESETEPSPKYAFIGVRACELQAIRVQDRVFLGGPYQDPHYKARREQVFIVAVNCTQAGHTCFCASVESGPRAQTGFDLALTEVVDGEHSYFVGEVGSEAGARLLDQVAHRTAREAEWHQALALVDRAARQMRHLDTQGLKERLYQSLEHPRWQVVANRCLSCGNCTQVCPTCFCTSVEDHTDLAGQVAERTRRWDSCFTADFSYLHGGSVRVSTQARYRQWLTHKLATWQDQFGMLGCVGCGRCITWCPVGIDLTEEVAAMNDVPTARFAPKEAGGAHV; this comes from the coding sequence ATGAGCAAGGGCCCGTTCATACTGGAACGCGAAGGGCTCCTTCAGCTATTGCAGGCCCTGAAGGCCCTGGGCTACCTGACCCTGGGCCCCACGGTGCGCGAGGGGGCCATCGTCTACGATGAGCTTAAACAGCTCGAGGATCTTCCCATCGGCTATACCGACCGTCAGGAGGGGGGCTCCTACCGACTGGAGCGGCGGGGCGACGGGGCCCTGTTCGGCTACAATGTGGGGCCCCATAGCTGGAAGCGGTTTCTGCACCCGCCCATCCTGCGCTTGTTCCGGGCTCGCAAAACCAATGGGAGTTTCGATTTCGAATCCGAGACCGAGCCCAGCCCCAAATACGCCTTCATCGGGGTACGGGCCTGCGAGCTGCAGGCCATCCGGGTTCAGGATCGGGTCTTTCTGGGGGGGCCTTACCAGGACCCGCACTACAAGGCCCGGCGCGAACAGGTGTTTATCGTAGCGGTGAACTGCACCCAGGCCGGCCATACCTGTTTTTGCGCCTCGGTAGAGAGCGGCCCCAGGGCCCAGACTGGCTTCGACCTGGCCCTGACCGAGGTGGTGGACGGCGAGCATTCTTACTTTGTAGGAGAGGTGGGCAGCGAGGCGGGGGCCCGGTTGCTGGATCAGGTTGCCCACCGCACGGCCCGGGAGGCCGAGTGGCACCAGGCCCTGGCCCTGGTAGATCGGGCCGCCCGCCAGATGCGTCACCTGGATACCCAGGGGCTCAAGGAGCGCTTGTACCAGAGCCTGGAGCACCCCCGCTGGCAGGTGGTGGCGAACCGCTGCCTCTCCTGCGGCAACTGCACCCAGGTCTGCCCCACCTGCTTCTGCACCAGCGTGGAGGACCACACCGACCTTGCGGGCCAGGTGGCCGAGCGCACCCGCCGCTGGGACTCTTGCTTTACCGCCGACTTCTCCTATCTGCACGGGGGCAGCGTGCGGGTCTCGACCCAGGCCCGCTACCGCCAGTGGCTCACCCACAAGCTAGCCACCTGGCAAGACCAATTTGGCATGCTGGGCTGTGTAGGGTGTGGCCGCTGCATCACCTGGTGCCCGGTAGGGATAGACCTGACCGAAGAAGTTGCGGCCATGAACGACGTTCCAACAGCACGGTTTGCGCCCAAAGAGGCGGGAGGTGCCCATGTCTAA
- a CDS encoding Crp/Fnr family transcriptional regulator: MSKAGLEHYLSEHPFFRGLRPKDLAWLAELAEPLEFEVGDYLYREGEESRDFYLIQEGLVRLEIHAPGQGDLVIQTVGPGDVLGWSVMIPETRKTFSARIFQATRLLAFDAASVRARAEQDHHFGYELCKRFSRVIGERLQATRLRLLDLYGQPS; this comes from the coding sequence ATGTCTAAAGCTGGCCTCGAGCACTACCTGAGCGAGCACCCTTTCTTCCGGGGCTTGCGCCCCAAAGACCTGGCCTGGCTGGCCGAGCTGGCCGAGCCGCTCGAGTTCGAGGTAGGCGACTACCTCTACCGCGAGGGCGAAGAATCCAGGGATTTTTACCTGATTCAAGAAGGGCTGGTGAGGCTGGAAATCCACGCCCCCGGGCAGGGCGACCTGGTGATACAGACGGTGGGGCCGGGGGACGTGCTGGGCTGGTCGGTGATGATACCCGAGACCCGCAAAACCTTCAGCGCCCGCATCTTCCAGGCCACCCGTCTGCTGGCCTTCGATGCCGCCAGTGTGCGGGCACGCGCCGAGCAAGACCACCACTTTGGCTACGAGCTGTGCAAGCGTTTTTCCAGGGTCATCGGCGAGCGCTTGCAAGCCACCCGACTTCGCTTACTGGATTTGTATGGTCAGCCTTCCTAG
- a CDS encoding FAD/NAD(P)-binding protein, with product MVSLPSPTVVDPMQPRPFRVARAIRETADVVTLELEAQTGPPLRFQPGQFTMLYVFGVGEVPISISGDPQKPERLVQTIRRVGPVTEALCKLRKGEVVGVRGPFGSHWPLEQARGHDVVMVAGGIGLPPLRPAIYHLLHHRQDYGRVYLLYGARTPRDLLFPEELKRWQYTLSHAPGATPVRVTVDRAEGDWDGAVGLVTSLIPPLPINPSRTTALMVGPEVMMRFTIAELRKRGIPEGNLYLSMERNMKCAVGFCGHCQLGPHFICRNGPVLAFPQVRDWITRKEV from the coding sequence ATGGTCAGCCTTCCTAGCCCTACCGTGGTAGACCCCATGCAGCCCCGCCCCTTTCGGGTTGCCCGGGCCATCCGCGAAACCGCCGATGTGGTCACGCTCGAGCTCGAGGCGCAAACGGGCCCCCCGCTCCGCTTCCAGCCGGGCCAGTTCACCATGCTGTACGTCTTTGGGGTGGGCGAGGTGCCCATCTCCATCAGTGGAGACCCCCAGAAACCCGAGCGGCTGGTGCAGACCATCCGGCGGGTGGGCCCGGTCACCGAGGCCCTGTGCAAACTGCGCAAAGGGGAGGTAGTAGGGGTGCGGGGCCCCTTTGGCAGCCACTGGCCCCTGGAGCAGGCCCGGGGGCACGATGTGGTGATGGTGGCGGGCGGGATTGGCCTGCCCCCCCTGCGCCCGGCCATTTACCACCTCCTGCACCACCGCCAGGACTATGGGCGGGTTTATCTGCTCTACGGAGCCCGCACCCCCAGGGATCTGCTTTTTCCCGAGGAACTCAAGCGCTGGCAGTACACCCTCTCCCATGCCCCGGGCGCCACGCCGGTGCGGGTGACGGTAGACCGCGCCGAAGGAGACTGGGACGGAGCGGTGGGGCTGGTTACCTCGCTTATTCCGCCGCTGCCCATAAACCCCTCACGAACCACCGCCCTGATGGTCGGCCCCGAGGTAATGATGCGCTTTACCATCGCCGAGCTGCGCAAGCGAGGCATCCCGGAAGGAAACCTCTATCTCTCGATGGAACGCAACATGAAGTGCGCGGTGGGCTTTTGTGGGCACTGCCAGCTGGGGCCGCATTTCATCTGCAGGAATGGGCCGGTACTGGCCTTCCCCCAGGTGCGCGACTGGATAACGCGAAAGGAGGTCTAG
- a CDS encoding Ni/Fe hydrogenase subunit alpha → MGETPKPNRTRTLRVGNLARVEGEGALYVRVKGRQVEEVRLEIFEPPRFFEAFLRGRSFTEVPDITARICGICPVAYQMSSCQALEAALGVQVEGPLKALRRLLYCGEWIESHTLHIYFLHLPDFLGYPDAVRLAQDQPQRVQEALALKKTGSELMTLLGGREIHPINVKVGGFYRVPRKAELLALRDRLERAREIAQRTVRFVGSLDFPDFAPDYTFVSLRQEGEYPILGGRLVSNRGLDIAVAEFEQYFHEEHVAHSNALHATLKGQPYLVGPLARYNLNHDQLPASVQAVAREAGLGSVCRNPFQSIVVRAVETLYACEEALHLIDAYEEPDPPSVPVTPRAGAGAGCSEAPRGILYHRYRMDEQGLIAEAKIVPPTSQNQKMIEEDLRQFVAANLELSRPELTLRCEQTIRNYDPCISCATHFLRLDIEHEP, encoded by the coding sequence ATGGGTGAGACCCCCAAACCGAACCGAACCAGAACCCTTCGGGTGGGCAATCTGGCCCGTGTGGAAGGGGAAGGGGCGCTGTATGTGCGGGTCAAGGGCCGCCAGGTGGAGGAGGTGCGGCTCGAGATCTTCGAGCCCCCCCGCTTTTTCGAGGCCTTTCTGCGCGGGCGCAGTTTTACCGAGGTGCCCGATATCACCGCCCGCATCTGCGGCATCTGTCCGGTGGCCTACCAGATGAGCTCGTGTCAGGCCCTGGAAGCCGCCCTGGGCGTACAGGTGGAGGGCCCGCTCAAGGCCCTGCGGCGGCTTTTGTACTGCGGTGAGTGGATCGAGAGCCACACCCTGCACATCTACTTCCTGCACCTGCCCGACTTTCTGGGCTACCCCGACGCGGTGCGGCTGGCCCAGGATCAGCCCCAGCGAGTGCAGGAGGCCCTGGCCCTCAAAAAAACCGGCAGCGAACTGATGACCCTGCTGGGCGGGCGGGAGATTCACCCCATCAACGTGAAGGTGGGCGGCTTCTACCGGGTCCCCCGCAAGGCTGAGCTTTTAGCCCTGCGAGACAGGCTCGAGCGGGCCCGTGAAATTGCCCAGCGGACGGTGCGTTTTGTGGGTAGCCTGGACTTCCCGGATTTCGCACCCGACTACACCTTTGTCTCGCTGCGTCAGGAGGGCGAGTACCCCATACTGGGAGGCCGCCTGGTTTCCAACCGGGGCCTGGACATTGCGGTTGCCGAGTTCGAGCAGTACTTCCACGAAGAGCACGTTGCCCACTCCAACGCCCTGCACGCCACCCTGAAAGGCCAGCCCTACCTGGTGGGGCCGCTGGCCCGCTACAACCTGAACCATGACCAGCTTCCGGCCTCGGTGCAAGCGGTGGCCAGGGAAGCCGGTCTGGGGTCGGTCTGCCGCAACCCCTTCCAGAGCATCGTGGTGCGGGCGGTGGAGACCCTGTACGCCTGCGAGGAAGCGCTGCACCTGATAGACGCTTACGAGGAACCCGACCCGCCCAGTGTACCCGTGACCCCCAGGGCCGGGGCGGGCGCGGGTTGCAGCGAGGCCCCGCGCGGCATCCTCTACCACCGCTACCGCATGGACGAACAGGGCCTGATTGCCGAGGCCAAAATTGTGCCCCCCACCTCGCAGAACCAGAAGATGATAGAGGAAGACCTACGGCAGTTTGTGGCCGCGAACCTGGAACTTTCCAGGCCCGAACTCACCCTGCGCTGCGAGCAGACCATCCGCAACTACGACCCCTGCATCTCCTGCGCAACCCACTTTCTGCGGCTGGACATCGAGCATGAGCCTTAG
- a CDS encoding hydrogenase maturation protease produces MSLRVFALGNPYRQDDGVGPWVARRLRKAGLEVFEATDDLTRLVEGLAGADEAWVVEAVVSGRPAGTLHVMEVGPEPLPAVFERLSSHSFSLAEALELARTLGSLPPRTVIYGIEGRQFGLGEALSPEVRQAAEEVVQAILSRTGHPGNTLVTSACQHEE; encoded by the coding sequence ATGAGCCTTAGAGTGTTCGCCCTGGGCAACCCCTACCGCCAGGACGATGGGGTAGGGCCCTGGGTGGCCCGGCGTCTGCGGAAGGCGGGCCTCGAGGTCTTCGAGGCAACCGACGACCTGACCCGGCTGGTGGAGGGCCTGGCTGGAGCAGACGAAGCCTGGGTAGTGGAGGCGGTGGTCTCGGGCCGCCCGGCGGGAACCCTGCATGTGATGGAGGTGGGCCCCGAGCCCCTGCCCGCGGTGTTTGAACGCCTCAGCAGCCACTCCTTCAGCCTGGCCGAGGCCCTCGAGCTCGCCCGCACCCTGGGTTCTTTGCCGCCTCGCACCGTAATCTACGGCATCGAGGGGCGGCAGTTCGGCCTGGGCGAAGCACTCAGCCCGGAGGTGAGGCAAGCCGCCGAGGAGGTCGTGCAAGCCATTCTGAGCAGAACGGGCCACCCAGGTAATACCCTGGTAACCAGCGCATGCCAGCATGAGGAATGA
- a CDS encoding cation-transporting P-type ATPase: MNAQRPLSGLSEAEAQRRLRTHGPNALPEKRSEALWRRFLHQFKSPLIYILLFALAVDFGGWWLEGRHGWPLESLVIGLILLLNAGLGTWQERKSEAALLKLKRLSSPLVWVERDGAWAERPSRELVPGDLVRLEAGDRVPADVRLLEGSPLVDESVLTGESLPAEKEVGQELFSGTLLVRGKAFAEVLRTGSESALGKLAALLGEIRAEPTPLERDLHHFGNQVARWVLVLAGALVLLGLFTEGAGRLPQVFLFAVALAVAAVPEGLPAVLTLTLSLGVERMATRKAVVRKLSAVEALGSVTVIATDKTGTLTENRMEVRALDSPDPALAQVALALANDADHGIGDPMDLALLHYVGRQGVQVETLRQSHPRLSERAFESSHKFQRVTVEAPQGPVSYLKGAPEVLLGRSNLPPHEYQSWQEKALAYAAEGYRVLGVAWGRGETEENLQFLGLVLFWDPPRPEVPEAIRKAQAAGIRVLMVTGDHPATALAIAHQIGIPGERVITGSDLEDYTPQALAQAVREVNVFARVSPQHKLKLVELLQSSGEVVAMTGDGVNDAPALKRADVGVAMGQRGSDVSREVADLVLLDDNFATIVTAIEEGRNIYENIQKFIRFLFSTNLSEVLVVAIGALAAALLNLRDATGALLLPLTAVQILWINLITDGLPALSLTLDKNPSVMQHPPRPPKAPLLDGPSLRFVLVSGIIKALCALGLLGLLPRWGYSLEATRSATFHFMAIGQLFFAYPARHTHLFPLPNLWLHGAVLLGMAVQFLVGMLPASILALDLVPLPLLLWGVLLGTALLAWGLAELTSRIFWRNHRGLPYTRQAIAEGRRNTTTRL; encoded by the coding sequence ATGAACGCCCAACGACCTTTGTCCGGACTAAGCGAAGCAGAAGCTCAAAGACGCCTGCGCACCCACGGCCCCAACGCCCTGCCCGAGAAGCGTTCCGAGGCGTTGTGGCGACGCTTTTTGCATCAGTTCAAAAGCCCCCTTATCTACATTCTGCTCTTTGCCCTGGCGGTGGACTTTGGGGGGTGGTGGCTCGAGGGGCGGCATGGCTGGCCGCTGGAGTCCCTGGTCATCGGGCTGATTCTGCTGCTCAACGCAGGCCTGGGCACCTGGCAGGAGCGCAAATCGGAAGCCGCACTGCTCAAGCTCAAACGCCTGTCCAGCCCCCTGGTCTGGGTGGAGCGCGATGGGGCCTGGGCAGAGCGCCCCAGCCGGGAACTGGTACCCGGCGACCTGGTGCGCCTCGAGGCCGGCGACCGGGTGCCCGCCGACGTGAGGCTTCTGGAAGGCAGCCCGCTGGTGGATGAGTCGGTCTTGACCGGCGAGAGCCTGCCCGCCGAAAAAGAGGTGGGCCAGGAACTTTTTAGCGGAACCCTGCTGGTGCGGGGCAAGGCCTTTGCCGAGGTATTGCGCACCGGCTCCGAGAGCGCTTTAGGCAAGCTGGCGGCCTTGTTGGGCGAGATTCGCGCCGAGCCCACGCCACTCGAGCGCGACCTGCACCACTTTGGCAATCAGGTAGCCCGGTGGGTGCTGGTGCTGGCCGGGGCGCTGGTGCTGCTGGGCCTCTTCACCGAAGGAGCAGGCCGGCTCCCACAGGTTTTTCTGTTTGCCGTGGCCCTGGCGGTGGCCGCCGTGCCCGAGGGGCTTCCGGCGGTGCTGACCCTGACCCTCTCGCTGGGGGTGGAGCGCATGGCCACCCGCAAGGCGGTGGTACGCAAACTTTCGGCGGTAGAAGCGCTGGGCTCGGTAACGGTCATTGCCACCGACAAAACCGGCACCCTCACCGAAAACCGCATGGAGGTGCGGGCCCTGGACAGCCCCGACCCCGCCCTGGCGCAGGTAGCCCTGGCCCTAGCCAACGACGCCGACCACGGCATCGGCGACCCCATGGATCTGGCCTTGCTGCACTACGTAGGTCGGCAGGGGGTACAGGTAGAAACTCTGCGGCAGAGCCACCCCCGCCTTTCCGAACGGGCCTTTGAGAGCAGCCACAAGTTTCAGCGGGTCACGGTAGAGGCCCCACAGGGCCCGGTGAGCTACCTCAAGGGGGCCCCCGAGGTACTGCTGGGGCGCTCCAACCTGCCCCCACACGAGTACCAGTCCTGGCAGGAGAAAGCCCTGGCCTACGCCGCCGAAGGCTACCGGGTGCTGGGGGTGGCCTGGGGGCGCGGCGAAACCGAAGAAAACCTGCAATTTCTGGGTCTGGTGCTGTTCTGGGATCCGCCCCGGCCCGAAGTGCCCGAGGCCATCCGCAAAGCCCAGGCAGCGGGCATCCGGGTCTTGATGGTCACCGGCGACCACCCTGCCACAGCCCTGGCCATCGCCCACCAGATCGGCATTCCCGGCGAACGCGTCATCACCGGTAGCGACCTGGAAGACTACACCCCCCAGGCCCTGGCCCAGGCGGTGCGCGAGGTCAATGTGTTTGCCCGGGTCTCGCCCCAGCACAAGCTCAAGCTGGTGGAATTGCTCCAGTCCAGCGGCGAAGTGGTGGCCATGACCGGCGACGGCGTGAACGATGCCCCCGCCCTCAAACGCGCCGATGTGGGCGTGGCGATGGGACAGCGCGGCTCGGACGTGAGTCGCGAGGTGGCCGACCTGGTCTTACTGGACGACAATTTCGCCACCATCGTAACCGCCATCGAGGAAGGGCGCAACATCTACGAGAACATCCAGAAATTCATTCGCTTCCTGTTCTCCACCAACCTCTCGGAAGTGCTGGTAGTGGCCATTGGGGCCCTGGCTGCGGCCCTCCTGAACCTGCGGGATGCCACCGGAGCCCTGCTGCTCCCCCTCACGGCGGTGCAAATCCTGTGGATTAATCTGATTACCGATGGCCTGCCCGCCCTCTCGCTCACCCTGGACAAAAACCCCAGCGTCATGCAGCACCCGCCCCGGCCTCCCAAGGCCCCCTTGCTGGATGGCCCTTCCCTGCGCTTTGTGCTGGTGAGCGGAATCATCAAGGCGCTGTGCGCACTGGGGCTTTTGGGCTTGCTGCCGCGCTGGGGGTATAGCCTCGAGGCCACCCGCAGCGCTACCTTCCACTTCATGGCTATTGGACAGCTTTTCTTTGCCTACCCCGCCCGCCACACCCACCTGTTTCCCCTGCCCAACCTCTGGCTTCACGGCGCGGTGCTGCTGGGGATGGCCGTACAGTTCCTGGTAGGCATGCTCCCCGCCAGTATTCTTGCGCTGGATCTGGTTCCGCTGCCCCTGCTGCTCTGGGGGGTGCTACTCGGCACAGCCCTGTTGGCCTGGGGCCTGGCCGAGCTAACCAGCCGCATCTTTTGGCGTAACCACCGGGGTCTGCCCTACACCCGGCAAGCCATAGCTGAAGGACGGCGCAATACTACCACCCGGCTATAG